accccaccattgtcagacgtcccgagcgcgtccctggagtcggaatcggcaaaggtaaacccgaaccttgctttttcgtaattttctagtgcttaaataggattaaaaatccataaaatattcgtggtagcttagaaaattatgattctttttgcaatagcctagtaatattgctaaaaaccgcggggaaaagttttataatttttagagtttgtttgtgcagtttttgcaaaaatgatcaattataaggactaaattgaaattttacatattgtgatggatgactgatttgatgggcccgggaggggctgtgtgatgtgattgagttatggatatatgggttgcaaatatagaagtgtgttttgagcccttttgcaggttgggtaggtcctaggtataaggaagactctgccggattttcggcacgacttaggacgtatttggtcttttcttgatttgtattgagtcaattgtattaaataattataatgtaattgtcaggtgagccgggacagctttcttcctccgcccagccgccacagtgattgctgtcaagtctgtgagtaaaatattaattttaattgtaatttcgatattattatatgttcaagcttgcccatgcatcacttatatgtatatatatatgtagttaaactttaggcacgatttatgttgcattcataactattaaagttccatggatgttgttgtggtaatttggagcagtgtgcgtgcgttagcgtgcgtgtgatgtgatgtggactatggataagacgggtagacacggcttgagatcttcgctgagaTCCGATCCTtcagggtagacacagcttgagttcttcgctgggatcccgatttggttattaagtggaagtccgagctgagttcttcgcttgcACAGGTtgaatttaagagagctgtataggggatcagctcccatatatatattatgattgatattactgggtgtgtaagtgctccaaattacctttttgctgttatgatgtgaatttattgctgatattgcatttcactctacagggtgtattagttttagatagttatagagattatggttaaaattgatattttactctctgagtcgaacgctcactcctgttcaatatttttccaggccacaggaggatattttgaggttaacctgcttttctccctcacaggttatttattcatgtttgtataattctataaatttttagaattttcgcatgtgttagaaaactTCATTTAAATTAGATCTGTAATATAAAttcttattttggacctgtaaacttattattttatgcatgttgatggactggatgagggagcggagctcccatttattttatgttgttatgagtatatggagggtgagttgagctccccaaattgatatattgtgtttacaggtcgggtcagtcaaaaactccccgtttaaaggtccattttatggccggactctgtccggttgatttcttgaaattgggcccaaatgggccttagagttgggtcaatgaatagttaggcttactacgggcctcggggactttaagctggcccaggtcctagtgcctgtctggctcataggttgggtcgtgacaataagcTTCAATTATAAACTCAAAAATTGTAAGAAACAAATAAATCAACTTTTATTTAGAATTTATAAGCTAGTTTAACTATCTTATAAGTTAAAGATATACACCCTTTATATGAGCTCATTCACGAGCTTATTTATAAGTCAACTCGTAATTAAGGGTGTATATGAAACTATTAAACTAATAAATCTGATCAATCCAAATGAAATCAAACAAAAATTAGTGattttatacatttatatattagttataatttgaaaataattgtAAATCAAATTTTCTATTTGCATTGCCAATTAAGATAGTAAAAGTTTAACTCCAATTAAATTTATAGATTGATATTtatttttagcatggtaaaaatttaactcaaaccaaatatatatattgaattaatatttatttagagtTGAATTATAAAATCTAACAAGTACTAAAAAAACTCTGAAAACCAAACTCCAACCACTTAATGTGTAAACCAAAtacatattattttataatttaatttattagtttcaATTTGAATATTATCAAAACAACCAACTTTATCGGTTTGATTTAACGAAATACAATGAACCCACTCAAATTAACCAatgcatagaatattaacaaACTTGAACCCAACTCATTATTAGACAAATCAGGCTATTACTCCAAGGATTGaaatcttttttaatttttttaaaaggaaaaaaaaagattcAGATCTAGTCTTAAATCCAACCAGCCAATTCCAATTTAGTTAAAAACAAGAGAGAACAGTCCGGTACATGTTGGTTCCGTACCCATGCCGAACCATGGCCTGCCCGCCCTTCGTTGTTGTTCCTAGCAGCAATTCCTGACAGGTTAAACTTTAGACATGTCCTGTCACAGTGTCAATTTCCGCACTTGTTTTTCAATTGAGCCAGCCGCCTATGCCATTTCAGTTTCAGGAAAAAGGAACTCTTGGTGGGGTTTTCCCCTTACAGCACAACAGACCAAATCAAGTAATCATGTTTTGGTTTTCTACCTCtaatttaagaaatttaaaaGCTCTTGCAGGAAAAATGGATCACATCTCACCCTTCTTTCACAAGCGAGGCCCTCCCTTGGTGTCTTGATTTTAGAAAGAAACACGCGAGCATGCTAGGAAATGGCCGAATGATACAGAACTACTTCATTTGATGATCAATGACCACATACATTCAGCCTAGACAAAAGAACAAGAAGAAACTAAAATTGCGATTTTCATCTTTTCTTTTCAAGGACAACAGGCAGTAGACTCCTGTGGCCTGCTGCATCAGCCGGAATTCCTAACCGACAATAGCAGCTAGTTcaaattttcctggaaaaaaaaGTTTCCCAAGTAAGAGATCAATTATGGTTTGGATTTGTTTAAGAAATGAATTTAAGCTGAAACCTGCCACCAAACTTGATCTGCCAAAGTTCAACATCATCTCCCCTGTCATACTCTCTAACATATTGTGGAATTAATGAAAGATCAACACGTTTGCCCACAAAACAAGGGGAGGATCCATATTCAAGGTCCTCATATTCTGCATCATTCGTTGctatattttaagttaaaatgaTAATATAAGTCATAGGAAGAGAATATGGAACTGGAAACACACATGTACCTTCCTCTTCTCTAAGATAACCTAGGAAACGCGCATAGCCATTTGCGACAACATCAAGATCGTCAAGACTGAAGTTGTATCGCTTTTCCAATGCCAAGTATAAAACCTAAAACACAAAAAAATAACGCACTCATTTTCTTATAAAATGCTTGGGACTTCATTGATTCTTATAGAACCAATAATATAAAGATACAAACAGGAGAGCATCAGAATCAAAACCATCAGCACCATGGAAAGTGGAAACTCGCAAAGAGTGACCTTTTGTTTTTTCACATTGAAGAGCAACATACCACAATTTATTTCATAATGATTACATGAAGAagcaattttttcttttttttttttttcaacattcttcatcctttcttttgGCTGCAAGGTCAGCTATCATTAAGCCGTTATACTAAGCTAATACAAACATGAATATGTATTCTCATACTCGAATACAAAAAGGATCCAATAACCTTTTTGAAATTCATATTCAAATGGATTTTTTTATAGATCTAAACCTCAACTGTTTAGCATATTTCAAGCAGAAAAGAATCACTCACTCCAAAGTCACAAATGCTATTCCCTACTGCTAACCATTTTACTTTATTGATGCATACCTTTTTTGAACCCAATGACATTAGTCTCTCTAGAATACTGAAAAGAGCATCAGTAAGATCATCACTGTATATCACGTCAGCAGCTAGAAGCAAAGAAGCCCCCTGAGCTTCTTCAACTTCTGTGGGGGTCCAAGAATAACTGGATATCATAACAAAGAAAATGTAATTTTTGTTATAAGAaaagcaatttcattaaaaaagTAAGTTGATTACAATAAGGAGGATAATACATCTTCCTAAGGAGAAGAAAATACAAAACCAAGCAACATAACCAAACAAATTAAAAACCAAACCCTCCAATCTTGCTGCACTCCTAAACTCTGTTGGATTTACTCTATCTACACAAATCCCACAAATCCCTCACATCCCGACTAGGAATTTCATGGGATATTCTTTTTCTCCTATTCCTTCCAACTTGTTCTAACTTCCCATAATTGATAGAAGTGACCAACTTCTGCAAGCCTCTCCAACCTTCTTTCTTCCTACTATAGGTGCATGGAGGGTAACCTTAACTATAGACCTAGGTTACAAGTTTAAGACCCAAATTTTTTACAAGGTTTGCAGGTCTGAATTATCCTTCGTTAAAATTTGATTCTCTTTTAATATTTCTGGTGCTATCATAAATATTGGAACTATCCTCCCTAGGCATGGGGAGCAATCCTTAGCAAGAGTGAATATCATTTGTACAAGCAGCACCTTTTCTCTTCTTCTACAAAACTACAATCATTAAAACAGTACTCTTCAGTCAGAGCAACATCAGCAAAACCACACAACTCATCAATCCATAAGAAAATGTGATAGATTTCTCAAATATACAGACTGTATTTATAAAACTGAAAAGAAAAATTCCATTGGAAGCCACCAAGATATTTTAAGTGCTTGTTAAAAAGAATATCAACTAACAATTTACCTTTTATGATCTCCAGAATTTTCTAGGCATAATGCAGGTGGCCAGGAACCCAACCAATCAAGTTCGTGTACATGAATTGCATCCTGATAGTTTAACACTTCAGAATTGAGTTGAACATTCCTTGCACAGTTGTCAAGGATTTCAGTGCCACGGTCTGTTATTAATCATGAAAAGCTTGTCTGAGAcacatgaaaagaaaaaaaaaaaaaagcatctcAAACTCAAACTTCTCTCTTCCCCAAAGTGTCTGTCCTCTTCAAAAATGTTAGCATCTTAAGAATACAACCACCAGTGCATTCATGCTCactaatttaattatggtttttcaACACCTACCTTCTATTGCTCAACTATGATAAACTTTATATCCCAATAACCAGCAATTTGGTACAGTGAAACAAGTTACAGAGACTACTCTGAATAGATTATCACTACAAGACTGATAAAATACAAGGGAGCACAAACACTTTGCAATGGTGAAAGTAATTGTTATCACTGACACACTATCATCAGTCAAAGGCTCAAAAGTCAATACTCAATGGACCAAGTTTCACTCTATACAGATCTTGAAATTCATGGAAACTAATTAATTCTAAGGAATGGCTATATATTTGTGTGCACAAATTCTTATCACTGACACTCTCATCAGACTCAAAAGTCGATACTCATTGGACTAAGTTTCACTCTATACAGATACTGAAATTCATGGAAACTAATGAATTCTAAGCCGTGACgatctagttgtgcacaaactccACATTTTCCTTGCTTTTTGAAAGGAACAAAACAAATACTAGTTAATTTGGAAATGAGACAACGGAGAGggataaaagaaaatacaaaatgtTGAATTTAAGATAAACATCAGCCAAGAACTCCACTGAAGATACAATGATTATGATTTGATATTAATGTTTCAAAAAATTGACAGACACGTGAAAAaccaaaataattgagataataaAATGTAAATGATTGAAAATTGAGCTCTGAAAAGAATGGTATCCTTAAAAGAATCAACACAATAAAGAATAAAACCTAAAAAAGAAGTTTCAATATGTAATTATACTCCTGCAATACCTGTTAGGAACACTGTTTTAGCGACATGTGCAAGCAACATACCCACCAGCCCTGGTAAAGACAGTGAAATAAAACCCTGTCATACAAGAAATACTTAGGATTTATGCTGAGCATAGTTAAAGCTAAACAAAAAATATTCAACTGTAATTGAATCATTGAGTCTGCTAAATATTAAGAAACAGAAGATCGGAAAGGGTCAACATTGGGACTAGAAATTAGCATACCAGTTCCAGCACCAAGTTCTAGCGAACTAATCCCATCCAATTCAGATGAAGTAAACATTTTATGCAGCACAAAATCAGATAATACCAGTTCTGCCTTCCAAACCTGACAGAAGAAAACAAGTCATATCATTTCATCATATGGCAAGTAAACTGAAAACAGCATAATAAGCCAACCATCACCTGCAACCCCACACTTGGAATTGATGATGTGATATTATGCTGGATGGTTACACTAAAACTAAGAGTTGGAAAATCTGCAAAAGTTGCACAACAAGTTCTGCCTAGAGTCAATTCTATCAATAAATGCAAAAGCTTGAGATATAAAGCTAGCAATACAATACATATGGTTAGACAGTAAAGACAAACCAAACCATAAACAAACATGGGACTAATTAACTAAGTCATCATTGGGTTAATATCTCTGTCCATGCCTACTGAAGTTAAGcttgaaacatcaataacaaAGAATTAAAATCAGGTTAAAATTAGCTATCATGGCTCATTCATTTTCCATGCAGCTAATTGTAATAAAGCACAAGACACTCCCTCTGGTTCATATTATATAATAAGCACAATTATTAAGCAATCCTAGGTCCTAAAAGCAGTCAAACCAAAATCCCCATGTAAATAAACACAAAATACAAGCTCAATGAGTTGATCATAAATGAAGGGAAACACATATTTTGATAAGAGAACTGATAGACACGTAATGAGTACTTACTGCTGCGTCTGTTTAGAACAAGATCACCATCTTCGTCCACACAAATCATTTGGTGCGTAGGTATTACTTCATCTTTAAATAAATCCTTACATCTGCTATGATCAACACCTAAATAACCACAAGATTAAAATTTACAACCCTTTCAATTTATCGACATAAAGATGCAAAATATCTATTAAAAAATCACAAAGGCAAAAACTGATTACTCGTACGAGAACCTGAAATTttgatgcaaaaaaaaaaaaaaaaacgcatTTAGCAAACAACCACTAAAGCAGCCTGAGCAAGTTGATTCTGTCATCGCATCTCAAATAACATATGTAAAAGAATTAGGACAGAGTTCAATACCAGGTGGAATGGAGATGGTGAAATGGGACATATGTGGCCCAGAGGAGCCAGGTGGGCAACCAAGGTGGACTTCGCTCATCACCTGAGCTTCCTCCTCCCTCTCATCTAAACATGGCCGCTCCATTGATCTCGATATTTGCACTTTTTATTTTTGTGACGGCGTTGATGGCGGGGGAGGCTGGAGATTCAACTATCTTTTCGTCTCTTCTCTATCGGCAAAGGGCATAAACTGAACTCTTCCCGTTCGTGGCCTTGGAAGATGAACTCCTCAAAACGCTGCGTCTTGATATATAATCTAGTGGAACGATGCGTTTTGAtggtctttgaaaaaaaaaattatgtttaggttaagaATTAATTACCCAAattgacaatatatatatatatatatattttaagttttcccaaagaaaagaaaacatcgtAGTAAAATGAATTAGTTAGAGAGTCGATGATATAAATATTTATGTCAATTAGGAATAATTTGATTGGCCTTTATTTTATAGGTGaagtctttttatttatttatttttattatgtaattTGTTAATTATTATTTGATGTGTCtttattgaattaaaataattattaattatgaattCTAAAATTAAATCGGGTTTTTAACTAAAATGCAAATGATAGATTATTGCAAAGATGCACAGCATGAGAAGTAAAGGTTTCCGGTGAGTTCTATGGCATTGTTATCAGCCTCCGCATCTTCCTTTAGAAACCAGATAATGGTCATTTGCATTTGGCATACAAATATGCATTATCGTTaaagaaataaagattaattttataatttttatctgttttttttcatttttttttattttgttatttttactAACAGTAATTAAAGAGTATAATCAAATTAAAAACGTGTTTAACCTAACTCATAATCTGGTTA
Above is a genomic segment from Hevea brasiliensis isolate MT/VB/25A 57/8 unplaced genomic scaffold, ASM3005281v1 Scaf500, whole genome shotgun sequence containing:
- the LOC110659997 gene encoding uncharacterized protein LOC110659997 isoform X3, whose amino-acid sequence is MERPCLDEREEEAQVMSEVHLGCPPGSSGPHMSHFTISIPPGVDHSRCKDLFKDEVIPTHQMICVDEDGDLVLNRRSNFPTLSFSVTIQHNITSSIPSVGLQVWKAELVLSDFVLHKMFTSSELDGISSLELGAGTGLVGMLLAHVAKTVFLTDRGTEILDNCARNVQLNSEVLNYQDAIHVHELDWLGSWPPALCLENSGDHKSYSWTPTEVEEAQGASLLLAADVIYSDDLTDALFSILERLMSLGSKKVLYLALEKRYNFSLDDLDVVANGYARFLGYLREEEEYEDLEYGSSPCFVGKRVDLSLIPQYVREYDRGDDVELWQIKKI
- the LOC110659997 gene encoding uncharacterized protein LOC110659997 isoform X2 — encoded protein: MERPCLDEREEEAQVMSEVHLGCPPGSSGPHMSHFTISIPPGVDHSRCKDLFKDEVIPTHQMICVDEDGDLVLNRRSNFPTLSFSVTIQHNITSSIPSVGLQVWKAELVLSDFVLHKMFTSSELDGISSLELGAGTGLVGMLLAHVAKTVFLTDRGTEILDNCARNVQLNSEVLNYQDAIHVHELDWLGSWPPALCLENSGDHKSYSWTPTEVEEAQGASLLLAADVIYSDDLTDALFSILERLMSLGSKKVLYLALEKRYNFSLDDLDVVANGYARFLGYLREEEEYEDLEYGSSPCFVGKRVDLSLIPQYVREYDRGDDVELWQIKFGGRKI
- the LOC110659997 gene encoding uncharacterized protein LOC110659997 isoform X1, translated to MERPCLDEREEEAQVMSEVHLGCPPGSSGPHMSHFTISIPPGVDHSRCKDLFKDEVIPTHQMICVDEDGDLVLNRRSNFPTLSFSVTIQHNITSSIPSVGLQVWKAELVLSDFVLHKMFTSSELDGISSLELGAGTGLVGMLLAHVAKTVFLTDRGTEILDNCARNVQLNSEVLNYQDAIHVHELDWLGSWPPALCLENSGDHKSYSWTPTEVEEAQGASLLLAADVIYSDDLTDALFSILERLMSLGSKKVLYLALEKRYNFSLDDLDVVANGYARFLGYLREEEEYEDLEYGSSPCFVGKRVDLSLIPQYVREYDRGDDVELWQIKFGGRFQLKFIS